A DNA window from Actinomadura coerulea contains the following coding sequences:
- a CDS encoding UDP-glucose dehydrogenase family protein yields MRQEEEAAPRLTVIGTGYLGATHAICMAVLGYEVLGVDVDRHKVERLASGEVPIFEPGLPELLTKALDSGRLRFTTSFAEAGEFGDVHFVCVGTPQQAGSDAADLTYVDAAVSSLAPHLRRRCLVVGKSTVPVGTAARLTGLVQELAPAGTDVELAWNPEFLREGFAVDDTLRPDRLVFGVASDWAHERLRAAFKPVLDLGTPVVRTDLATAELVKVAANSFLATKISYINAMAEVCEAVGADVKDLADSLALDDRIGGKFLRPGLGFGGGCLPKDIRAFAHRAEEIGVGQAVSFLRQVDDINRRRRARTVDLVRDLLGGDLAGKRVAAWGAAFKPNSDDIRDAPALDVARTIHGLGGDVRVYDPVALDNARRAFPELTYGDSAFGVAQDADVVVLLTEWSDFREVEPEALAGIVRHRRVVDGRHALDAARWRAAGWEYRALGRT; encoded by the coding sequence ATGAGGCAGGAGGAGGAGGCCGCCCCGAGACTGACCGTCATCGGGACCGGCTACCTCGGCGCCACGCACGCGATCTGCATGGCCGTGCTGGGGTACGAGGTCCTCGGCGTGGACGTCGACCGGCACAAGGTCGAACGACTGGCGTCGGGCGAAGTCCCGATCTTCGAACCCGGGCTGCCGGAGCTGCTCACCAAGGCACTCGACTCCGGCCGGCTCCGGTTCACCACCTCCTTCGCGGAGGCCGGGGAGTTCGGGGACGTCCACTTCGTGTGCGTGGGAACACCCCAGCAGGCCGGTTCGGACGCGGCCGACCTGACCTACGTCGACGCCGCCGTCAGCTCCCTGGCGCCGCACCTGCGCCGCAGGTGCCTGGTCGTCGGCAAGTCGACCGTGCCCGTCGGGACGGCCGCGCGCCTCACCGGCCTCGTGCAGGAGCTGGCGCCCGCCGGGACCGACGTCGAGCTGGCCTGGAACCCCGAGTTCCTCCGCGAGGGCTTCGCCGTGGACGACACGCTGCGGCCGGACCGGCTGGTGTTCGGCGTCGCGTCCGACTGGGCGCACGAGCGGCTGCGGGCGGCGTTCAAGCCCGTCCTCGACCTCGGCACGCCGGTGGTCCGCACGGACCTCGCGACCGCCGAGCTGGTCAAGGTGGCGGCGAACTCCTTCCTCGCCACGAAGATCTCCTACATCAACGCGATGGCCGAGGTCTGCGAGGCGGTCGGCGCCGACGTCAAGGACCTCGCCGACTCGCTGGCGCTGGACGACCGCATCGGCGGCAAGTTCCTGCGGCCCGGCCTCGGGTTCGGCGGCGGCTGCCTGCCCAAGGACATCCGGGCGTTCGCGCACCGGGCGGAGGAGATCGGCGTCGGCCAGGCCGTGTCGTTCCTGCGCCAGGTGGACGACATCAACCGGCGCCGGAGGGCCCGCACGGTCGACCTCGTCCGGGACCTGCTCGGCGGCGACCTCGCCGGCAAGCGCGTCGCCGCGTGGGGCGCCGCGTTCAAGCCCAACTCCGACGACATCCGGGACGCTCCCGCGCTGGACGTCGCGCGCACCATCCACGGCCTCGGCGGGGACGTGCGCGTCTACGACCCGGTCGCGCTCGACAACGCCCGCCGCGCGTTCCCCGAGCTGACCTACGGGGACAGCGCGTTCGGCGTGGCGCAGGACGCCGACGTGGTCGTCCTGCTGACCGAGTGGTCGGACTTCCGGGAGGTCGAGCCGGAGGCACTGGCCGGGATCGTCCGGCACCGGCGGGTGGTGGACGGGCGCCACGCGCTCGACGCGGCCCGCTGGCGCGCGGCGGGCTGGGAGTACCGCGCCCTGGGCCGTACCTGA
- a CDS encoding DUF981 family protein: protein MAQPEAAEPMIMHNTIMGEAAGASLIALAVFLFLARRGDRLWARGWALTFGVGSLILTSLSWDAITTGPFTAKPEINMVFGGPLLWFGVLLGAAALYLWVHGDTLQEPAGAKRGETELYRFTATTRGTFSPVYLLVLAAGLNLLGNAAAIVRFNLVGGAPASEPITGRLGHIAWIENNSFGLVYALAGIATILLIGAVRDLGGRIAAVVITLFFATGLFFLVFSTLNEYTHPGLMTNKCVQGTMENCAKWKYNY, encoded by the coding sequence ATGGCACAGCCAGAGGCCGCCGAACCAATGATCATGCACAACACGATCATGGGCGAGGCGGCGGGAGCATCCCTCATCGCGCTGGCCGTGTTCCTCTTCCTGGCACGGCGCGGCGACCGGCTGTGGGCCAGGGGGTGGGCGCTGACGTTCGGCGTCGGCTCCCTCATCCTGACCTCTTTGAGCTGGGACGCCATCACCACCGGCCCGTTCACGGCCAAACCCGAGATCAACATGGTGTTCGGCGGACCACTGCTCTGGTTCGGCGTCCTGCTCGGCGCCGCCGCCCTCTACCTCTGGGTGCACGGCGACACGCTGCAGGAGCCGGCGGGCGCCAAGCGGGGGGAGACCGAGCTCTACCGGTTCACGGCGACCACGCGCGGAACCTTCTCTCCGGTGTATCTGCTGGTCCTGGCCGCCGGCCTCAACCTGCTGGGCAACGCCGCCGCCATCGTCCGGTTCAATCTGGTGGGGGGAGCGCCCGCGTCAGAGCCCATCACCGGGCGTCTCGGGCACATCGCGTGGATCGAGAACAACTCCTTCGGCCTGGTCTACGCACTCGCCGGCATCGCCACGATCCTTCTCATCGGCGCCGTTCGTGACCTCGGGGGCCGCATCGCGGCGGTCGTCATCACGCTGTTCTTCGCGACCGGTCTGTTCTTCCTGGTCTTCAGCACGCTGAACGAGTACACCCATCCAGGATTGATGACCAACAAGTGCGTGCAGGGAACCATGGAGAACTGCGCCAAGTGGAAGTACAACTACTAG
- a CDS encoding dienelactone hydrolase family protein — MHFTSERRLDDGVLEREFTLGDIPGILWTPEAASASAPVPLILMGHPGGLRRMYPRLVGRARHCVAGGFAATTVELPWSGDRPGSDAADQARADMRRALEAGEPVGDDIVDRLILPLVDQAVPECQATLDALLALPEVGGPVGFSGGVISIGVRLAVVEPRIAAAGLFAGSFVPRSIIEEARQVTIPLHVLLQWDDEGNDRQAALDLFDAFGSKEKTLNANMGGHTGVPHYAGDAAAQFFARHLK; from the coding sequence ATGCATTTCACCTCCGAGCGGCGCCTCGACGACGGCGTCCTCGAACGCGAATTCACCCTCGGCGACATTCCCGGCATCCTTTGGACGCCCGAGGCCGCGTCCGCGTCCGCGCCGGTTCCGCTGATCCTGATGGGCCACCCCGGCGGGCTGCGCAGGATGTACCCCCGGTTGGTGGGCCGGGCACGTCACTGCGTGGCGGGGGGCTTCGCCGCGACCACCGTCGAGCTCCCGTGGAGCGGTGACCGGCCGGGTTCCGACGCCGCAGACCAAGCCCGCGCCGACATGCGCCGGGCGCTGGAGGCCGGCGAGCCGGTCGGCGACGACATCGTGGACCGGCTCATCCTTCCGCTGGTCGACCAGGCGGTCCCGGAATGCCAGGCGACCCTGGACGCGCTCCTCGCGCTGCCCGAGGTCGGCGGCCCGGTCGGGTTCTCGGGAGGGGTCATCTCCATCGGCGTCCGGCTGGCGGTGGTCGAGCCGCGCATAGCGGCCGCCGGTCTGTTCGCCGGGAGTTTCGTGCCCCGCTCCATCATCGAGGAGGCCCGCCAGGTCACCATCCCGCTGCACGTCCTGCTGCAGTGGGACGACGAAGGCAACGACCGGCAGGCGGCCCTGGACCTGTTCGACGCCTTCGGCTCCAAGGAGAAGACGCTGAACGCCAACATGGGCGGGCACACCGGAGTCCCGCACTACGCGGGGGACGCCGCGGCTCAGTTCTTCGCCAGGCATCTGAAGTAG
- a CDS encoding GNAT family N-acetyltransferase — MTFREATLDDLPEIVRLLADDPLGSTRETPGEEIPEAYFRAFAAIERDPNNTLVVAEVAGAVAGTLQLTFIPGLTYTGSERAQIEGVRIAAEQRGAGLGQLMITWALDRARARGCRVVQLTTDRQRPDAIRFYQKIGFHPSHMGMKYHLD, encoded by the coding sequence GTGACCTTCCGCGAGGCGACGTTGGACGATCTCCCTGAGATCGTCCGGCTACTCGCCGACGATCCCCTGGGTTCCACCCGTGAAACACCGGGTGAGGAGATACCGGAGGCCTACTTCAGAGCGTTCGCCGCGATCGAGCGGGACCCCAACAACACCCTGGTCGTCGCCGAGGTGGCCGGGGCGGTCGCCGGCACGCTCCAGCTCACCTTCATCCCCGGCCTCACCTACACCGGCTCCGAGCGCGCCCAGATCGAGGGCGTCCGCATCGCCGCCGAGCAGCGCGGCGCCGGGCTCGGCCAGCTGATGATCACCTGGGCCCTCGACCGGGCCCGCGCCCGCGGCTGCCGCGTCGTGCAGCTCACCACCGACCGCCAGCGCCCGGACGCCATCCGCTTCTACCAGAAGATCGGCTTCCACCCGTCCCACATGGGGATGAAGTACCACCTCGACTGA
- a CDS encoding rhomboid family intramembrane serine protease: protein MSFTPDRQRSEGLAKHGARALASAVLILTVTAAMWVLEAFDYTTNGWLDRFGIQPRDVNDLPDIFTAPFMHAGFGHLTANTVPFLILGFAAAARGIAKFLAASLIIIVVGGLGVWFLSSANTLGSSILIFGFFGYLVGRGIFERRLLDIAIAVAVVAVYGTMLLGVLPSDPTISWQGHLFGLLGGVLASWFLRRGRTEAPRRMPD from the coding sequence ATGAGCTTTACCCCCGACCGGCAACGTTCCGAAGGTTTGGCGAAGCACGGCGCCCGCGCACTGGCGTCGGCGGTGCTGATCCTCACGGTGACCGCCGCGATGTGGGTGCTGGAGGCGTTCGACTACACGACGAACGGCTGGCTCGACCGGTTCGGGATCCAGCCGCGCGACGTGAACGACCTGCCGGACATCTTCACCGCGCCGTTCATGCACGCCGGCTTCGGGCACCTGACGGCCAACACGGTCCCGTTCCTGATCCTCGGGTTCGCCGCGGCGGCGCGGGGCATCGCCAAGTTCCTCGCCGCGAGCCTGATCATCATCGTGGTCGGCGGGCTCGGGGTGTGGTTCCTCAGTTCCGCCAACACGCTCGGGTCCAGCATCCTGATCTTCGGGTTCTTCGGCTACCTGGTGGGACGCGGGATCTTCGAGCGGCGGCTGCTCGACATCGCCATCGCGGTCGCCGTCGTCGCCGTCTACGGGACGATGCTGCTCGGCGTCCTGCCGAGCGACCCCACGATCTCCTGGCAGGGCCACCTCTTCGGGCTGCTCGGCGGCGTCCTCGCCTCGTGGTTCCTGCGCCGCGGCAGGACGGAGGCACCTCGGAGAATGCCCGACTAA
- a CDS encoding WhiB family transcriptional regulator: MHNTENEEHWTDHAICRGADPDLFFPIGYSAPVLQAQEDAAKEICSHCPVRADCLAWALRVGEPDGIWGGTTPEERRYLRRTADAPARRPLPVIVVRGDASESEHASAA; the protein is encoded by the coding sequence ATGCACAACACGGAGAACGAGGAACACTGGACCGACCACGCCATCTGCCGCGGCGCGGATCCTGACCTGTTCTTCCCGATCGGCTACTCCGCGCCCGTGCTCCAGGCACAGGAGGACGCGGCCAAGGAGATCTGTTCCCACTGCCCCGTGCGGGCCGACTGCCTCGCGTGGGCGCTGCGGGTGGGGGAGCCCGACGGCATCTGGGGCGGGACGACCCCCGAGGAGCGGCGCTACCTGCGCCGGACGGCCGACGCCCCGGCGCGGCGGCCGCTGCCGGTGATAGTGGTGCGCGGCGACGCCTCCGAGTCGGAGCACGCGTCGGCCGCTTAG
- a CDS encoding sporulation protein → MVFKKLRQAMGIGGPSIETVLHDPNTTPGGVVTGEIAIIGGQFNSDIKAVNLALRTKVEVESGDNEYTSNLEYAKMPVAGGFSLQEGARHSIPFQFPIPWEAPLTHMYGRPLHGTTVGIATELEVTGAVDPGDLDPIAVHPLPAQERILAAFSNLGFQFRNADCEKGRIWGVHQELPFYQEIEFYPPGHYARGIKQLEVTFVSYPQSMEVVLELDKRGGVFTEGHDAFSRFTVDYATVEHTNWEQQLDGFLREAGRRRGFF, encoded by the coding sequence TTGGTCTTCAAGAAGCTGCGCCAGGCGATGGGCATCGGCGGCCCCTCGATCGAGACGGTTCTGCACGACCCCAACACGACGCCCGGCGGCGTCGTCACAGGCGAGATCGCCATCATCGGAGGCCAGTTCAACTCCGACATCAAGGCGGTGAACCTCGCCCTGCGCACCAAGGTCGAGGTCGAGTCGGGCGACAACGAGTACACCTCCAACCTGGAGTACGCCAAGATGCCCGTCGCGGGCGGGTTCAGCCTGCAGGAGGGCGCGCGGCACAGCATCCCGTTCCAGTTCCCGATCCCGTGGGAGGCGCCGCTCACCCACATGTACGGGCGGCCGCTGCACGGCACGACGGTCGGGATCGCGACGGAACTGGAGGTCACGGGCGCGGTCGACCCGGGCGACCTCGACCCGATCGCCGTCCACCCGCTGCCCGCGCAGGAGCGCATCCTCGCGGCGTTCTCCAACCTCGGCTTCCAGTTCCGCAACGCCGACTGCGAGAAGGGCCGCATCTGGGGCGTCCACCAGGAGCTGCCCTTCTACCAGGAGATCGAGTTCTACCCGCCGGGGCACTACGCGCGCGGCATCAAGCAGCTCGAAGTGACGTTCGTGTCGTACCCGCAGTCGATGGAGGTCGTGCTGGAGCTCGACAAGCGCGGCGGGGTGTTCACCGAGGGCCATGACGCGTTCAGCCGGTTCACGGTCGACTACGCGACCGTCGAGCACACCAACTGGGAGCAGCAGCTCGACGGCTTCCTGCGGGAGGCCGGGCGCCGCCGGGGCTTCTTCTGA
- a CDS encoding 2-oxo acid dehydrogenase subunit E2: MSQPRLFKLPDVGEGLTEAEIVKWHVQPGDTVEVNQTIVEIETAKAIVELPCPFEGVVTELMVTEGQTVDVGVPIIAVDPGGEGGVATPVSEPPAQAAALREEGVPTVNEPGMVSPKEAPKRTPVLVGYGVKEGTTRRRPRRSANGAASPAPAASAAPVAPAPAPAPQAPPAPRPSPSGNGLPLAKPPVRKMAKDLGVDLTSVTGSGPQGSITREDVLAAQAGAEAPAAPAQAGPREERIPVRGVRKATAAAVSGSAFTAPHVTEFLQVDVTRTMETVKRLRELPEFADVKVSPLLLVARALLTAVARNPMVNSTWSDGPDGAEIVVKRYVNLGIAAATERGLIVPKVKDAHELDLPGLARSLNELAAKARAGKASPADLSDGTITITNVGVFGVDAGTPIITPGEAAILAFGQVRDMPWVHEGELAIRKVTTLALSFDHRIVDGELGSRVLRDVGDMLEDPIRMLAWS; encoded by the coding sequence GTGAGCCAGCCCAGACTGTTCAAACTGCCCGACGTGGGCGAGGGCCTGACCGAGGCCGAGATCGTCAAGTGGCACGTCCAGCCCGGCGACACCGTCGAGGTGAACCAGACCATCGTCGAGATCGAGACGGCGAAGGCGATCGTGGAGCTGCCCTGCCCGTTCGAGGGCGTGGTGACCGAGCTGATGGTCACCGAGGGGCAGACCGTGGACGTCGGGGTCCCGATCATCGCGGTGGACCCCGGCGGCGAGGGCGGCGTGGCGACGCCGGTGTCCGAGCCCCCGGCGCAGGCGGCCGCGCTCCGCGAGGAGGGCGTCCCGACCGTCAACGAGCCCGGCATGGTCTCGCCGAAGGAGGCGCCGAAGCGCACGCCGGTCCTCGTCGGCTACGGCGTGAAGGAGGGGACGACCAGGCGCCGCCCTCGCAGGTCCGCCAACGGCGCGGCGTCCCCCGCGCCCGCGGCGTCCGCGGCTCCGGTCGCCCCGGCGCCCGCGCCCGCCCCGCAGGCGCCGCCGGCGCCCCGTCCGAGCCCTTCGGGCAACGGGTTGCCGCTGGCCAAGCCGCCCGTCCGCAAGATGGCCAAGGACCTCGGGGTGGACCTCACGTCCGTCACCGGGTCGGGTCCGCAGGGATCGATCACGCGCGAGGACGTCCTCGCCGCGCAGGCCGGGGCCGAGGCTCCCGCCGCGCCCGCCCAGGCGGGCCCGCGCGAGGAGCGGATCCCCGTCAGGGGCGTCCGCAAGGCGACCGCGGCGGCGGTGTCGGGTTCGGCGTTCACCGCCCCGCACGTCACCGAGTTCCTCCAGGTGGACGTGACGCGGACGATGGAGACCGTCAAGCGGCTCCGCGAGCTGCCCGAGTTCGCGGACGTGAAGGTGTCGCCGCTGCTGCTGGTGGCGCGCGCGCTGCTCACCGCGGTGGCGCGCAACCCGATGGTGAACTCCACCTGGTCGGACGGCCCGGACGGCGCGGAGATCGTCGTCAAGCGCTACGTGAACCTCGGGATCGCGGCGGCCACCGAGCGCGGCCTCATCGTCCCCAAGGTCAAGGACGCGCACGAGCTCGACCTGCCGGGCCTCGCGCGCTCTCTGAACGAGCTGGCGGCGAAGGCCCGCGCGGGCAAGGCGTCCCCCGCCGACCTGTCCGACGGGACGATCACGATCACGAACGTCGGGGTGTTCGGGGTGGACGCCGGGACCCCGATCATCACCCCGGGCGAGGCCGCGATCCTGGCGTTCGGCCAGGTCCGGGACATGCCGTGGGTGCACGAGGGCGAGCTCGCGATCCGCAAGGTGACCACGCTCGCGCTCTCGTTCGACCACCGCATCGTGGACGGCGAACTGGGCTCCCGCGTCCTGCGCGACGTCGGGGACATGCTCGAAGACCCGATCCGCATGCTCGCCTGGTCGTAG
- a CDS encoding SDR family oxidoreductase, with protein sequence MGTYLITGATGGIGTAVAELLRERGHDLLLTGRSAERLDKLAAALRGGAHAATQVINRGAVASPPRAASIGTVPLDLTEPRRIEARLAAAGIPARLDGVVHAAGMVHLGTVAATEADEWLEHLSVNLVSAAELTRLLLPALRAAEGHVVFVNSTAGLRANPEWSAYAASKFGLRALADSLRAEEPSLRVTSVYPGRTATEMQRSVRAQEGHPYAEDDFAAPATVARVLVAALETPRDAVVSDVTVRPNPSRR encoded by the coding sequence ATGGGCACGTATCTGATCACGGGCGCGACGGGCGGCATCGGCACGGCGGTCGCCGAACTGCTGCGCGAGCGCGGGCACGACCTGCTCCTCACCGGCCGCTCCGCCGAGCGCCTGGACAAGCTCGCCGCGGCGCTGCGCGGAGGCGCGCACGCGGCCACGCAGGTCATCAACCGGGGGGCGGTCGCGTCGCCGCCGCGCGCGGCGTCCATCGGCACGGTCCCGCTCGACCTGACCGAGCCGCGCCGCATCGAGGCGCGGCTCGCGGCGGCCGGGATCCCCGCCCGGCTGGACGGCGTCGTCCACGCGGCGGGCATGGTGCACCTGGGGACGGTCGCCGCCACCGAGGCCGACGAGTGGCTGGAGCACCTGTCGGTCAACCTGGTGTCGGCCGCGGAGCTGACGCGGCTGCTGCTGCCCGCGCTGCGCGCCGCCGAGGGGCACGTCGTGTTCGTCAACTCCACCGCCGGGCTGCGCGCCAACCCCGAGTGGTCGGCGTACGCGGCGAGCAAGTTCGGCCTGCGCGCGCTGGCCGACTCGCTGCGCGCGGAGGAGCCGTCCCTGCGCGTCACGAGCGTCTACCCGGGGCGGACGGCCACGGAGATGCAGCGCAGCGTGCGCGCCCAGGAGGGCCACCCCTACGCCGAGGACGACTTCGCGGCCCCCGCCACGGTCGCGCGCGTGCTGGTCGCCGCGCTGGAGACGCCGCGGGACGCCGTCGTCTCGGACGTCACCGTCAGGCCGAACCCTTCGCGGAGGTGA
- a CDS encoding acyl-CoA dehydrogenase has product MGHYKSNLRDLEFNLFEVFRRQDLLGSGPYAELDEDTVRSILDEVNRLAEGPLAASFEDADRNPPVFDPAAGTVTMPEGFKKSFKAWMDSEWYRLDLSPEFGGSGAPRSLTWAVAEQVLGANPAVYMFASGPGFAQILWHIGTPEQKKFAELALERQWGATMVLTEPDAGSDVGAGRAKAVQQPDGTWHIEGVKRFITSAEHDMSENIFHLVLARPEGAGPGTKGLSMFLVPKYLVDVETGELGERNGAYVTNVEKKMGLKVSTTCELTLGEKHPAVGYLVGDVHQGIRQMFLVIEYARMMVGTKAIATLSTGYLNALEYAKERVQGADMTQMTDKTAPRVTITHHPDVRRSLMTQKAYAEGMRALVLLTASYQDAVQLAEFEGRRDETAEKVNDLLLPIVKGFGSERAYALLGAESLQTLGGSGFLQEYPIEQYIRDSKIDTLYEGTTAIQGQDLFFRKILRDNGEALKVLVGEIRAFAGSEAGNGRLKNERALLGRALDDVQGILDPMVGWALGSMENPKELYKIGLNSSRLLLALGDLIVGWLLCRQAEVALTALGGGDVSDSDRAFYTGKVAAAQFFCQTVLPRLASDRAITESTTLDVMDLPEDAF; this is encoded by the coding sequence ATGGGGCACTACAAGAGCAACCTCCGGGACCTGGAGTTCAACCTCTTCGAGGTGTTCAGGCGCCAGGACCTCCTCGGCAGCGGCCCGTACGCCGAACTGGACGAGGACACCGTGCGCAGCATCCTCGACGAGGTGAACCGGCTGGCCGAGGGCCCGCTCGCCGCCTCCTTCGAGGACGCGGACCGCAACCCGCCGGTGTTCGACCCGGCCGCGGGCACGGTCACGATGCCGGAGGGCTTCAAGAAGTCGTTCAAGGCGTGGATGGACTCCGAGTGGTACCGACTCGACCTGTCGCCCGAGTTCGGCGGCAGCGGCGCCCCGCGCTCGCTGACCTGGGCCGTCGCCGAGCAGGTGCTGGGCGCCAACCCGGCCGTCTACATGTTCGCCTCCGGCCCGGGCTTCGCCCAGATCCTCTGGCACATCGGCACGCCCGAGCAGAAGAAGTTCGCCGAGCTGGCCCTTGAGCGCCAGTGGGGCGCCACGATGGTGCTGACCGAGCCGGACGCCGGCTCCGACGTCGGCGCCGGGCGCGCCAAGGCGGTCCAGCAGCCGGACGGCACCTGGCACATCGAGGGCGTCAAGCGCTTCATCACCTCGGCCGAGCACGACATGTCCGAGAACATCTTCCACCTGGTGCTGGCCCGCCCCGAGGGCGCCGGCCCCGGCACCAAGGGCCTGTCGATGTTCCTCGTCCCCAAGTACCTGGTGGACGTGGAGACCGGTGAGCTCGGCGAGCGCAACGGCGCCTACGTGACCAACGTCGAGAAGAAGATGGGCCTCAAGGTCTCCACGACCTGCGAGCTCACCCTCGGCGAGAAGCACCCGGCGGTCGGCTACCTGGTCGGCGACGTCCACCAGGGCATCCGGCAGATGTTCCTCGTCATCGAGTACGCGCGGATGATGGTCGGCACCAAGGCCATCGCCACCCTCTCGACCGGCTACCTCAACGCGCTGGAGTACGCGAAGGAGCGCGTCCAGGGTGCGGACATGACGCAGATGACGGACAAGACCGCTCCGCGGGTGACGATCACCCACCACCCGGACGTCCGGCGCAGCCTCATGACGCAGAAGGCCTACGCCGAGGGCATGCGCGCGCTCGTGCTGCTCACCGCGTCCTACCAGGACGCCGTGCAGCTCGCCGAGTTCGAGGGCCGCAGGGACGAGACCGCCGAGAAGGTCAACGACCTGCTGCTGCCCATCGTGAAGGGCTTCGGCTCCGAGCGGGCCTACGCGCTGCTCGGCGCCGAGTCGCTGCAGACGCTCGGCGGGTCCGGCTTCCTGCAGGAGTACCCGATCGAGCAGTACATCCGCGACTCCAAGATCGACACCCTGTACGAGGGCACCACCGCCATCCAGGGCCAGGATCTGTTCTTCCGCAAGATCCTGCGGGACAACGGCGAGGCGCTGAAGGTGCTCGTCGGGGAGATCCGGGCGTTCGCCGGCTCCGAGGCCGGCAACGGCCGCCTCAAGAACGAGCGCGCCCTGCTCGGCCGGGCCCTCGACGACGTCCAGGGGATCCTCGACCCGATGGTCGGCTGGGCGCTCGGCTCGATGGAGAACCCGAAGGAGCTCTACAAGATCGGGCTCAACTCCTCGCGCCTCCTGCTCGCCCTCGGCGACCTGATCGTCGGCTGGCTCCTGTGCCGGCAGGCCGAGGTCGCGCTGACCGCGCTCGGCGGCGGCGACGTGTCCGACTCCGACAGGGCGTTCTACACCGGCAAGGTCGCGGCCGCGCAGTTCTTCTGCCAGACCGTCCTGCCCCGCCTGGCCTCCGACCGCGCCATCACCGAGTCCACCACCCTCGACGTGATGGACCTCCCCGAAGACGCGTTCTAG
- a CDS encoding alpha-ketoacid dehydrogenase subunit beta — MSTLTLGKALNTGLRKAMENDPKVLVMGEDVGKLGGVFRITDGLQKDFGEERVIDTPLAESGIVGTAIGLALRGYRPVVEIQFDGFVFPAADQIITQLAKMRMRSLGALELPVVVRIPCGGGIGAVEHHSESPEAYFTHTAGLRVVACSNPLDAYSMIQQSIASPDPVVFFEPKRRYWDKAEVDTDADPADWTPLHRAAVVRPGEHATLLAYGPAVKTCLEAAGAAAEEGRELEVIDLRSLNPLDIGTVTDSVNRTGRCVVVHEAPVFNGYGAELAARITEKCFYRLESPVLRVGGFSTPYPPSRIEDHYLPDLDRILDAVDRTFAW, encoded by the coding sequence GTGAGCACCCTGACCCTCGGCAAGGCCCTCAACACGGGCCTGCGCAAGGCCATGGAGAACGACCCGAAGGTCCTCGTCATGGGCGAGGACGTCGGCAAGCTCGGCGGCGTCTTCCGCATCACCGACGGCCTGCAGAAGGACTTCGGCGAGGAGCGGGTCATCGACACCCCGCTCGCCGAGTCCGGCATCGTCGGGACGGCGATCGGGCTGGCGCTGCGCGGCTACCGGCCCGTCGTGGAGATCCAGTTCGACGGGTTCGTGTTCCCCGCCGCCGACCAGATCATCACGCAGCTGGCGAAGATGCGGATGCGCTCGCTCGGCGCGCTGGAGCTGCCGGTCGTCGTCCGGATCCCGTGCGGCGGCGGCATCGGCGCGGTCGAGCACCACTCCGAGTCGCCCGAGGCGTACTTCACGCACACCGCCGGCCTGCGCGTGGTGGCGTGCTCGAACCCGCTGGACGCCTACTCGATGATCCAGCAGTCGATCGCCTCCCCCGACCCGGTGGTGTTCTTCGAGCCGAAGCGCCGCTACTGGGACAAGGCGGAGGTGGACACCGACGCGGACCCGGCCGACTGGACGCCGCTGCACCGCGCCGCGGTCGTGCGGCCGGGCGAGCACGCGACGCTGCTGGCCTACGGGCCGGCGGTGAAGACGTGCCTGGAGGCGGCGGGGGCCGCCGCCGAGGAGGGGCGCGAGCTGGAGGTCATCGACCTGCGCTCGCTGAACCCGCTCGACATCGGAACGGTGACCGACTCGGTGAACCGGACGGGACGCTGCGTCGTCGTCCACGAGGCCCCGGTGTTCAACGGGTACGGCGCCGAACTGGCCGCCCGGATCACCGAGAAGTGCTTCTACCGGCTGGAGTCGCCGGTGCTGCGCGTCGGCGGGTTCTCCACCCCGTACCCGCCGTCCCGCATCGAGGACCATTACCTGCCCGACCTCGACCGCATCCTGGACGCGGTCGACCGGACCTTCGCGTGGTGA
- a CDS encoding DMT family transporter: MAWILVIVAGLFEVAMALCLKGSKGFTQPLESVGFLVFAAASFGLLTVALKHLEVGTAYAVWVGIGAVGTAVLGMLFMGDEVSATRVVALAFIVLGVVGLNLAGGGH, translated from the coding sequence ATGGCCTGGATCCTCGTCATCGTCGCCGGCCTCTTCGAGGTCGCCATGGCCCTGTGCCTGAAGGGCAGCAAGGGCTTCACCCAGCCGCTGGAGTCGGTGGGGTTCCTCGTGTTCGCCGCGGCGTCCTTCGGCCTGCTCACCGTCGCCCTCAAGCACCTGGAGGTCGGCACCGCCTACGCCGTGTGGGTCGGCATCGGGGCCGTCGGGACGGCGGTGCTCGGCATGCTCTTCATGGGCGACGAGGTCTCCGCGACCCGCGTCGTCGCGCTCGCGTTCATCGTCCTCGGGGTCGTGGGGCTGAACCTCGCCGGCGGCGGCCACTGA